The window CCACCTTCGCCACGCAAGGATGTATATACAATTTTGTTCTTAGTGTCGACGTACATGTACCAAACTCTACCGTTATTGGGAAATCATATCAAACATACATATTTGTTAAATGTAACCTAAGAGCATCAGCAATGCtagaaactttttttgtttcttaaggTAAAAAGTAGGTTAAGAAACTTTGTTAAGAAACTTGGTTAGAAATGAAGATTATTGGTAGAAACCTTTTTTGGttcttagttttaatttttatttttttaaattatttgtgtagcaaataaaacatataacataGATAATTGAAAACATAAGAGAGtacaaagttaaaaaaaaattacaaagttggaaaaaaaaattacaaagttgaaaaaacattaaaaatgcaaattacaatatttttattcaattcATAAAAAGTTATTATTCATCTCCAAATTTATCCCATAGATGTTCGATCAAATCATGTTTTAGTTGTCTATGGACTGGTCTATCCCGAACTCTAGCTCGGCGATCAAGTGCATCGAAAAGCTCAGTAGGCATCTTGACGCAAAAAGAAATATCCTGATCGTGAAATGTCTCATCTCGAGTATCCGCACGTTCTTCATCttcgacaatcatattatggagtatgatacaaGCTCTCATAATTTTTGCTATCTTCGATTTACTCCATAACTTTGATGGATTTTTAATAATGGCGAATCTAGCTTGCAGGACTCCGAAGGCACGCTCAACATCTTTTCGGGCAGATTCCTGTCTTTTTGCAAATAATAAATCTTTTTCACCCTGTGGGAGACTAATAGATTTAATAAATGTCGCCCATTCCGGGTAAATACCATATGTAAGATAATAGGCCAAATCGTACTCCCCGCCGTTGACATTGTAATTGACTTCGAGAGCAATTCCGTtaataatgtcatcaaaaacaggtgatcgatcatgaatattaagatcgttcatagtacctggagctccaaaaaaggcgtgccatatccagaggTCATAAGAAGCCACGGCCTCCAACACAATAGTTGATTTATCAGTTCCTCGGGAATACATACCTTTCCAAGAGGTGgggcaattcttccactcccagtgcatacagtcgatgcttccaATCATCCCGGGAAATCCACGTTCTTCTCCCTTGTGTAGTAGCCTTTCAAGATCGTCGGGTGTTGGACGTCTTAGGTACTCATCGCCAAACAAGTCGATGATTGCGGCAGTAAAATTGTGCAAGCAATTCCGAGCTGTTGATTTACCAAGTCGGACATATTCGTCCACTGTATCAGCCCCACCCCCATATGCTAATTGACGTATTGCTGCTGTGCATTTCTGGAGCGGTGATAGACTACGCCTTCCGACTGCATCTTCTGTTGCAGCAAAATACTCCACTTCCGTAGAGAGGCGATGCACAATCCGCATGAACAATGACTTGCTCATTCGAAACCGTCGGCGGAATATATTAGAAGGATATGTAGGAGTTTCAGAAAAATAATCATTCTATAGCTGGATGTCGCCTTCTTCCCGGTGTTTTTCAataaaaatacgtttttttctgtttttgggTTCGGACAACATTTCGGGGATTTCTAATAATTCTTCAAATAGAGATTCAAATTcagcatcatcttcatcatttttATGGTAATGATAATGTGATGAACCAGCcatttgaaatgaaaaaaaaaacttaatttttaatcTGATTTTTAAGAGAGATAGAAGACGGATGAAGTTGTGAAGTAAATGTGATGAAGTTCTCTTCTACTTATAGTGTGATAGTGAGTAGATATTTTACTAGCCTATGTCTCACCCGTGATGTCATGTACCTTGTGACACTAGGTTGTTTTGTTGGGATATAGGGGTCACGGATTGCTTGTGACACGAGTTTGTTGTTTTGTTGGGATGTAGGGGTCACGGGTTGCTTGTGTACAAAATTAATACTTGCCGACATCACAGCTTATAATACTTGTACAAAAACAGACACATAAACACAGCTTATCATACGAGCTTGATACAATAATACAATAATATAACATCCGAGCTTGTTACAATAATACAATATCTCATACAACATCCCATAGAACATCCAATACAACATACAATAATACATCATTGCTCTCCTAAAAAAACCGACCTCACCACCTAAACTATTACATATTCATCTTCTCAAAATACCACATTATACATTGTTACTTAAACATTACAACCAAACCTATTGCCACAAGAAGAACGAACACTAAACCAACAACCATGTCAAATCTCTTGTTCAACCTAGAATTCTTGTTACCTAGCTCAGAAACAATCAACTCTAACTTAGCCGCCTTCTGCTCTGTTTCATAGTCACTCATAATGGTTAGAGAGTCAACCTTTTCAGCGAGCTCAAGTGTGTGTCTATCCCTTGCTCTCATCTCCTCCATAACCGCGAGGTCCCATGGCTTCCAAACATGACACTCGCCATCATCAATGTTCTCACATGTGTAATATCTTCTGCCTGGATCAGAGCGGTTTGTAGCAAGAATAGGTTGAGCTCCACAGTAGCAGATTTGTGGGAAACCAAACTCGACTTCGGGTTGAGGAGGATACTGATGTGGTTCGGGGAACTCTGAGTGGCCTAGCTCTGCTTGATCACGCCGAATGAGCTCCTCTGTAGAGCTATACCCACTGCTGTCTCTTGAGTTCCCACCATAGTCCTCGGACTCTGATGGCTGACTATAGCTATAACGACGTCCCATTGCTCTCTTAACCTGAAAAAAATTCaccaaaacatttttatatgtGAGAAACCTGTGCAAACAaagataaaacatatataaaaaggaCTGAAACACATTGCAAGTGGAAAAAAATGCAGGATTAATATATGAACTACATTAATATTAAAGATGAAGCAAACAAAGAGCGGTACTACAGTCATTTCAAGCATTTAAACACAGCAACTAATAAACAGGAAGCAAATAAACAGGATTCAAATGAACAGAAAGCAAATAAACTTAGAACAACAGTTCGAGTAGCTTGTTCTTCAACACTTCTTCAGCCTCACTAAGT of the Brassica rapa cultivar Chiifu-401-42 chromosome A03, CAAS_Brap_v3.01, whole genome shotgun sequence genome contains:
- the LOC103860167 gene encoding uncharacterized protein LOC103860167 — encoded protein: MSKSLFMRIVHRLSTEVEYFAATEDAVGRRSLSPLQKCTAAIRQLAYGGGADTVDEYVRLGKSTARNCLHNFTAAIIDLFGDEYLRRPTPDDLERLLHKGEERGFPGMIGSIDCMHWEWKNCPTSWKVNYNVNGGEYDLAYYLTYGIYPEWATFIKSISLPQGEKDLLFAKRQESARKDVERAFGVLQARFAIIKNPSKLWSKSKIAKIMRACIILHNMIVEDEERADTRDETFHDQDISFCVKMPTELFDALDRRARVRDRPVHRQLKHDLIEHLWDKFGDE